A section of the Rhizobium sp. BT03 genome encodes:
- a CDS encoding GFA family protein, whose amino-acid sequence MTVFSGQCLCGQVRISVRGEPIRVGICHCMDCRKESGSAFTFYGIWPAGQFEHVGKTGAFQGRHFCTGCGSRLFSVDDEEAEIKLGILSEAPTPLVPSYELWIKRREAWLRPVEGAEQFEEDRR is encoded by the coding sequence ATGACCGTATTTTCCGGACAATGCCTTTGCGGGCAAGTGCGCATCTCCGTTCGCGGCGAACCCATTCGTGTTGGGATCTGCCATTGCATGGACTGCAGGAAGGAAAGCGGTTCGGCCTTCACCTTCTATGGGATCTGGCCCGCCGGCCAGTTCGAACATGTGGGGAAAACCGGCGCGTTCCAAGGCCGGCATTTCTGCACCGGCTGCGGTTCGCGGCTGTTTTCCGTCGATGACGAGGAGGCGGAAATCAAGCTCGGCATCCTGTCCGAGGCGCCGACGCCGCTCGTGCCGAGCTACGAACTCTGGATCAAGCGTCGGGAAGCGTGGCTGCGGCCGGTCGAGGGCGCCGAGCAGTTTGAGGAAGACCGACGATGA
- a CDS encoding MBL fold metallo-hydrolase has translation MTTELFQVKFWGVRGSIPVSGPEFDRYGGNTSCIEIRCGEHRMIFDAGSGLREAGLSLLADGVSDVDLFFSHCHYDHIIGLPFFKAIYYPSINVNIWSGHLDGKMSTREMVEQFISPPWFPVKTDICQATMNFRDFHPGQVLTPHEGIEIKTFMLNHPGGAIGYRIEWQGRSVALIYDIEHIPGSHDPVSLEMMRDADLVVYDCTYNEDEMQRFKGFGHSTWQHGTELAKIAGAKRFALFHHAPSRTDEQLAQMEAQAQAAFPESFAARDNQTVVI, from the coding sequence ATGACGACAGAACTGTTTCAGGTAAAATTTTGGGGCGTCCGCGGCAGTATTCCCGTCTCGGGGCCCGAGTTCGACCGCTATGGCGGTAACACTTCCTGCATCGAAATTCGTTGCGGAGAACACAGGATGATCTTCGACGCCGGCTCCGGCCTGCGCGAGGCCGGTCTGTCGTTGCTCGCCGACGGCGTCAGCGACGTCGACCTGTTCTTCAGCCACTGCCACTACGACCACATCATCGGCCTGCCCTTTTTCAAGGCGATCTATTATCCCTCGATCAACGTCAACATCTGGTCGGGCCATCTCGACGGCAAGATGAGCACGCGCGAAATGGTCGAGCAGTTCATCAGCCCGCCCTGGTTTCCTGTGAAGACCGACATCTGCCAGGCGACGATGAACTTCCGCGATTTCCATCCCGGCCAGGTGCTCACCCCGCACGAGGGCATCGAGATCAAGACCTTCATGCTCAACCATCCGGGCGGTGCCATCGGCTACCGCATCGAATGGCAGGGCCGTTCGGTCGCGCTGATCTACGATATCGAGCATATTCCCGGCAGCCACGACCCGGTCTCGCTGGAGATGATGCGGGACGCCGATCTCGTCGTCTACGACTGCACCTACAATGAAGACGAGATGCAGCGTTTCAAGGGCTTCGGCCATTCGACCTGGCAGCACGGCACCGAGCTGGCAAAGATTGCCGGCGCCAAACGCTTCGCTCTCTTCCATCACGCGCCCTCGCGCACCGACGAACAGCTGGCGCAGATGGAAGCCCAGGCCCAGGCCGCCTTCCCCGAATCCTTCGCCGCCCGCGACAATCAGACCGTGGTGATCTGA